A window from Bdellovibrionales bacterium encodes these proteins:
- a CDS encoding efflux RND transporter permease subunit: protein MTLSDISIKRPVFAWMLMAGLLVFGTISYFLMGISQLPDVDFPVVTVTVTWAGASPDVMESSVADVIEDAVMSVDGVDHVQSTSQLGSTQIVIQFHLDQDINVALQQVQTKISQAQKNLPQTIDPPIITKTNPNDQPIMWTAVYSRTGTLRELALFVRDHLKDTITTISGVGDVALGGYVDPQMRIWLHSKKMYDLEITSEDVIAAINNEHQLVPTGYQDLGEKENFIRVQSEFTNAEQCNNLTIPTRLGLPVWRQIRIKQVATCEEGTDEIRRISRYDGIQPTIGVGVIKQHGTNAVEIADNVKKKLKQLAPSLPKGTEMAVVADTTVFIQDAIAELLRTLGMAVLLTALVCYLFLGNFSSAFNVILAIPVSLIGSFLILHFLGFTINTFTLMALSLSVGIVVDDAIMVLENITRHFEEGKNRVLAALIGAREITGAAVAASLAILAIFVPVVFMQGIIGKFFFQFGITMATAVSLSLLEALTLAPMRCSQFLQVGRENVVTHKVSQGMEILSGFYKKTLRLCLNWRWTVLAVATGFFIVSLLTIGGLRKEFLPPQDQSRFLVTLYTEMGSSISYTDTVFRRAEVLYKSRPEIDSYYVAVGGFGGGLVNQGISFVTMKDPGDRPVAAPFKKRPTQQEFMGYLRTELAKINGVQRVAILDLSLTGFSAQRGYPVEFELQGPDWNKLAELSLEMRKRLVASGYMADVDSDYNPNMPQSEIIPDRDAAAARGVSVSTISNAVAAMVGGMKLLPNKYTDASGHRDDIQIKLDPGENLTADDIKKIWVRNAQGEIVPLAAVIKIQDSSTLLTITRYNRERAIGVFGNFAPGKSQAEVMAYVEKLGKEVLPPGYHLLLSGSSQAFTESFRSLMVALVLGIFVAYMVLASQFNSFLHPVVILLALPFSITGALLGMWLTDTSINIYSLIGMLLLMGIVKKNSILLVDFTNRKRKEGLEVTEALLEACPLRLRPILMTSIATIAGAIPEAFATGSGAEVIRPMGIAVVGGVAVSTFLTLLVVPCAYSLTHRLEGHRHEKDLQEALKILGEETKPIPLSAKEVTH from the coding sequence ATGACTCTTTCGGATATCTCGATTAAAAGGCCTGTCTTTGCATGGATGCTGATGGCGGGGCTTTTGGTCTTTGGCACGATTTCCTATTTTCTCATGGGGATTAGCCAGCTGCCGGATGTGGATTTTCCAGTTGTGACTGTCACCGTCACCTGGGCCGGCGCTTCGCCGGATGTGATGGAGTCTTCGGTTGCGGACGTGATCGAGGATGCGGTGATGAGTGTCGACGGAGTTGATCACGTGCAATCGACTTCGCAGCTAGGCTCGACACAGATTGTGATCCAATTCCATTTGGATCAGGATATCAATGTAGCCTTACAACAAGTTCAGACCAAAATCTCGCAGGCCCAAAAGAACTTACCGCAAACCATCGATCCGCCGATCATTACAAAAACCAATCCTAACGATCAGCCGATTATGTGGACGGCGGTTTATAGTCGCACGGGAACGCTGCGCGAGCTGGCTTTATTTGTGCGCGATCATTTGAAAGACACTATCACAACCATTTCCGGAGTCGGTGACGTGGCTCTTGGTGGTTATGTTGATCCCCAGATGAGGATCTGGCTGCATTCGAAAAAAATGTATGATCTGGAAATAACCTCCGAGGATGTCATCGCAGCCATCAATAATGAGCATCAGCTTGTTCCAACGGGATATCAGGATTTAGGCGAAAAAGAAAACTTCATCCGGGTTCAGTCCGAGTTCACAAACGCTGAGCAATGTAACAATCTGACGATTCCAACTCGCTTGGGCTTGCCGGTCTGGCGGCAAATCCGCATTAAACAAGTCGCGACCTGTGAAGAGGGGACGGACGAAATTCGCAGAATTTCCCGCTATGACGGGATTCAGCCGACCATTGGTGTGGGTGTTATTAAACAGCACGGAACCAACGCGGTTGAAATCGCCGACAACGTGAAAAAGAAATTAAAGCAACTGGCGCCGTCCTTGCCGAAGGGGACCGAGATGGCAGTCGTTGCCGATACGACGGTGTTTATTCAAGACGCCATTGCGGAGTTGTTGCGCACCTTGGGGATGGCGGTGTTGCTGACAGCCCTTGTGTGTTATCTATTCCTTGGAAATTTCAGCTCAGCGTTTAACGTGATTTTGGCGATTCCCGTTTCCTTGATCGGTTCATTTTTAATTTTACACTTTCTTGGTTTTACGATTAACACCTTTACGCTGATGGCGCTGTCGCTTTCGGTGGGAATCGTCGTGGATGACGCGATCATGGTGCTGGAGAATATCACACGCCACTTTGAAGAAGGTAAAAACCGCGTACTGGCCGCCCTCATCGGAGCCCGCGAAATCACCGGCGCCGCCGTGGCGGCTTCTTTGGCAATTCTTGCGATCTTTGTGCCCGTGGTTTTCATGCAGGGAATTATCGGTAAGTTCTTCTTTCAATTCGGTATCACCATGGCGACTGCCGTGTCGCTTTCACTCCTAGAGGCTCTGACTCTCGCGCCTATGCGTTGTTCGCAGTTTCTACAAGTCGGACGTGAAAACGTGGTCACCCATAAAGTCAGCCAAGGGATGGAAATTCTTTCGGGCTTTTATAAAAAAACTTTGCGTCTTTGCTTGAATTGGCGATGGACGGTCCTGGCTGTCGCGACCGGATTTTTTATCGTGTCGCTGCTTACTATTGGCGGCTTAAGAAAAGAATTTTTACCTCCACAGGATCAAAGCCGCTTTTTGGTGACACTTTACACTGAAATGGGCTCGTCGATATCTTACACCGATACCGTCTTTCGCCGAGCGGAGGTTCTGTATAAATCTCGTCCCGAAATTGACTCTTACTATGTGGCAGTGGGGGGCTTTGGCGGTGGTTTGGTGAATCAAGGTATTTCCTTTGTCACGATGAAGGATCCCGGCGATCGCCCGGTGGCGGCGCCCTTTAAGAAGCGTCCGACTCAGCAAGAATTTATGGGATACCTCCGCACGGAACTTGCAAAAATCAATGGCGTGCAGCGGGTGGCGATTCTCGATTTATCATTGACTGGGTTTAGCGCTCAGCGTGGATATCCGGTTGAGTTTGAGTTGCAGGGCCCGGACTGGAATAAACTTGCGGAGCTTTCGTTGGAAATGCGCAAGCGCCTGGTTGCTTCGGGATACATGGCGGACGTGGATAGTGACTACAATCCGAATATGCCTCAGTCCGAAATCATTCCGGATCGTGATGCGGCCGCTGCGCGTGGAGTGAGCGTTTCTACGATCTCAAATGCAGTCGCCGCTATGGTGGGTGGAATGAAGCTTCTGCCGAATAAATACACCGATGCCTCCGGTCACCGCGACGATATTCAAATCAAACTCGATCCTGGGGAAAATCTAACGGCTGACGATATTAAAAAAATCTGGGTGCGCAATGCCCAAGGGGAAATTGTGCCTCTGGCGGCGGTGATAAAAATCCAAGATAGCAGCACGCTCCTAACCATCACTCGCTATAACCGGGAACGGGCCATCGGAGTTTTCGGAAATTTCGCGCCTGGAAAGTCTCAGGCCGAAGTGATGGCCTATGTCGAAAAACTTGGCAAAGAAGTTTTGCCACCGGGTTATCACTTGCTGCTTTCGGGAAGTTCGCAGGCCTTCACCGAGTCCTTCCGCAGTTTGATGGTGGCCCTGGTACTGGGGATTTTTGTCGCCTACATGGTTCTTGCGAGCCAATTCAATAGCTTCTTGCATCCGGTGGTGATTTTGCTGGCCTTGCCTTTTTCGATCACGGGCGCTTTGCTCGGGATGTGGCTGACCGATACATCTATCAACATCTATAGCTTGATCGGCATGCTGCTGCTGATGGGGATCGTAAAAAAGAACTCGATTTTGCTTGTCGATTTTACCAATCGTAAACGCAAAGAAGGCCTCGAAGTTACCGAGGCTTTGCTCGAAGCCTGCCCATTGCGTCTGCGCCCGATTTTGATGACGTCCATTGCAACAATTGCCGGGGCTATTCCTGAAGCCTTTGCCACGGGCTCGGGTGCGGAAGTGATTCGTCCGATGGGTATTGCGGTTGTGGGGGGTGTGGCCGTTTCGACCTTCTTAACTTTGTTGGTGGTTCCTTGTGCCTATAGTTTGACTCATCGCCTGGAAGGGCATCGCCATGAAAAAGATTTGCAAGAGGCGCTCAAAATTCTCGGTGAAGAAACGAAACCGATCCCGCTTTCAGCAAAAGAGGTCACGCATTAA
- a CDS encoding TolC family protein: MFRRRIIPCVLTLSLGVQSAFAGDDVGPMAVKTVRVNPQSLQTLLLAQNNNLLQELNNVYKAKVNVDLARAQLLPSLNLGIGVSGGGFSLASAVFLLPFLLPSNWINLRESQHLLNAEVKSYYILQLNEYASAYSLYMTIVGDFALRDVLYSQYKNLLDIQNNVDLAVKLGLRPTTDLYSAQAQTSMMKTQVGQFEELIAQERASIRQMLGLDLSVDIRFDLLHPDRVDGYENADAESLLPTVLKKAPEMAQIDALILAAKADKWSKVFSFFNGATVSAQSSGQGGGVSFGKVVGEGSFNFGFGYFPNITLSNLNIQDMYLRRQAVVQEQAQILESALASVRSAKQQLVSATDAENNFKRAYNAYLTQYTLGTTDLLHVLTAANSLAQASVARLQAQIDLDSQRVTLNRSLILDKFADIRACKVSQIGGGGVIRRIVHPNKLVPLMELCRAK; encoded by the coding sequence ATGTTTAGACGAAGAATCATTCCGTGTGTGCTGACTTTGAGTTTGGGAGTGCAATCCGCTTTCGCAGGAGACGATGTAGGGCCGATGGCGGTGAAGACAGTGCGGGTCAATCCTCAATCTTTACAAACTCTACTTCTGGCGCAGAACAATAATCTTCTTCAAGAGCTCAACAATGTTTACAAAGCAAAAGTGAATGTTGATCTTGCCAGAGCACAGTTATTGCCTTCGTTGAATCTCGGTATAGGAGTGAGCGGCGGCGGTTTTTCTCTAGCCTCTGCGGTGTTCCTGTTGCCGTTCTTGTTACCCAGCAATTGGATCAATCTGCGTGAAAGCCAGCACCTTCTAAATGCCGAAGTAAAATCCTACTATATTTTGCAACTCAATGAATATGCCTCGGCCTATTCACTCTATATGACCATCGTTGGCGACTTTGCTTTGCGAGACGTTTTGTATTCTCAGTATAAGAATCTCTTAGATATTCAAAACAATGTCGATCTCGCGGTGAAGCTGGGACTTCGTCCGACCACGGATCTCTATTCTGCTCAAGCACAGACTTCGATGATGAAAACTCAAGTCGGCCAGTTTGAAGAGTTGATCGCGCAGGAGCGAGCCTCTATCCGGCAAATGCTGGGACTTGATCTGAGTGTTGATATCCGTTTTGATCTTCTTCATCCGGACCGGGTTGATGGCTACGAGAATGCCGACGCAGAAAGTTTGTTACCGACAGTTTTAAAGAAAGCACCGGAAATGGCGCAAATCGATGCACTCATTTTAGCAGCCAAGGCAGATAAGTGGAGCAAAGTTTTTAGTTTCTTCAACGGCGCCACCGTCAGCGCTCAGAGTAGTGGCCAAGGCGGCGGAGTTTCTTTCGGAAAGGTTGTCGGCGAAGGATCATTTAATTTTGGTTTTGGCTATTTTCCCAACATCACTCTGAGTAATCTCAATATTCAAGATATGTACTTGCGCCGTCAGGCGGTGGTGCAAGAGCAGGCGCAGATTCTGGAATCAGCCCTGGCCTCGGTGCGATCGGCGAAGCAGCAATTGGTGTCCGCCACGGATGCTGAAAACAATTTTAAGAGAGCCTATAATGCCTACTTAACCCAGTACACACTTGGTACCACGGATCTTCTGCATGTTCTGACTGCCGCGAACTCGCTCGCGCAGGCATCGGTGGCGCGTTTACAGGCGCAGATCGATCTGGATTCGCAGCGTGTGACATTGAACCGTTCTTTGATTTTGGACAAGTTCGCAGATATTCGCGCCTGTAAAGTTTCACAAATCGGCGGCGGTGGCGTGATCCGTCGTATAGTTCACCCAAACAAACTCGTTCCATTGATGGAGCTTTGCCGAGCAAAGTAG
- the ftsY gene encoding signal recognition particle-docking protein FtsY has translation MFQGVSEDSMILVFAGVGVVFTIIFICLWYFLLRNKGENPRDALAKKQAEQITQTQEKPLAEKLKEAAKAEPETAPEATLQGKAEAVQPVAQAPAVEEKEVDLKKALRATEENIFGRIKNLFKANEASSHLEDIEEVLYTSDLGPETVQRLMGALEDMNRKEKADLGKVRDTLKTEMEGVFSNLPSNDLQFSKDGPTVLMVVGVNGAGKTTSIGKLSAQFASQGKRVLVAAGDTFRAAAGGQLKVWTERAQVEIFSPDGVKDPSAVAFDAVSKAKGQNYDIVIIDTAGRLHTQENLMEELKKMKRVMTKVIPDAPHEVIIVLDANSGQNALIQAKEYHKALTLTGAILTKMDGTAKGGVAVGLANELQIPIKFIGVGERIQDLRHFSPHEFVESIFAN, from the coding sequence ATGTTCCAAGGTGTTAGCGAAGACAGTATGATTTTGGTGTTTGCAGGTGTTGGTGTTGTATTTACGATCATCTTCATCTGCCTGTGGTACTTCCTTCTCCGTAACAAGGGCGAAAATCCCCGCGATGCTTTAGCAAAAAAACAAGCGGAGCAAATTACTCAGACGCAAGAAAAGCCACTCGCAGAGAAATTAAAAGAAGCCGCCAAGGCAGAACCGGAAACAGCTCCTGAAGCAACGCTTCAGGGAAAAGCCGAAGCGGTGCAGCCAGTAGCACAAGCTCCGGCAGTCGAAGAAAAAGAAGTCGATCTTAAAAAAGCCCTCCGAGCGACAGAAGAAAACATCTTCGGCCGTATCAAGAATCTGTTTAAAGCTAATGAGGCTTCATCGCACTTAGAAGACATCGAAGAAGTTCTCTACACCAGCGACTTGGGCCCTGAAACAGTTCAGCGCTTGATGGGCGCTCTCGAAGACATGAATCGCAAAGAAAAAGCCGATCTCGGTAAAGTGCGTGACACTTTGAAGACCGAAATGGAAGGCGTGTTCTCAAACCTTCCGAGCAATGATTTGCAATTCTCGAAAGACGGCCCCACAGTTTTGATGGTCGTTGGTGTGAACGGTGCTGGTAAAACCACAAGCATCGGTAAGTTGTCAGCGCAGTTCGCGAGCCAAGGCAAACGCGTTTTGGTTGCGGCGGGGGATACCTTCCGTGCGGCGGCGGGCGGGCAATTGAAAGTATGGACGGAGCGTGCGCAGGTTGAAATCTTCTCTCCAGATGGCGTGAAAGATCCAAGTGCTGTCGCATTTGATGCAGTTTCAAAAGCCAAGGGTCAAAACTATGACATTGTGATCATCGACACCGCAGGCCGTTTGCACACGCAAGAAAACCTGATGGAAGAGCTCAAGAAAATGAAGCGCGTGATGACGAAGGTTATTCCTGATGCACCTCACGAAGTGATTATCGTACTTGATGCAAACTCCGGCCAAAACGCTTTGATCCAAGCAAAAGAATATCATAAAGCCCTGACTTTAACGGGCGCGATCCTCACTAAAATGGATGGCACTGCAAAAGGCGGTGTGGCCGTGGGCCTCGCGAACGAACTACAAATCCCAATCAAGTTCATCGGCGTCGGCGAGCGCATCCAAGATCTCCGCCACTTCAGCCCGCATGAGTTTGTTGAAAGCATCTTCGCGAACTAG
- a CDS encoding LysR family transcriptional regulator — translation MNKYTIAPDDCLILVALQRSSTLRGAAEWLHCDAGGLLRKIQRIAKEHGLLAKTDGKWRLTQEGQAVAAWTQESILSQQEILRSSIHLRIASTAWFAEQVLIPASHDLQKLFGGRAQIQYLTPDQGLEKSLLSGECDFVVACHAPENPSIAHKQLQPELWSLVMAPGRLKRSSRSLSVEDLREIPLVRHRELNPAVFLNEELGYDPMVSLTFDNLIGVRSAVINGLGWSLVPKALVSDDLKLRRLIEVPIKIQMDRKVCVWWPRHHQSERKQHAAICKWASEAYSAI, via the coding sequence ATGAACAAATACACGATCGCCCCCGATGATTGTCTTATATTAGTAGCCCTCCAACGGAGCTCAACCCTCCGAGGAGCTGCCGAGTGGCTCCATTGCGACGCCGGAGGTCTGCTTCGCAAGATCCAGCGTATTGCCAAAGAGCATGGGCTTCTCGCGAAGACCGACGGTAAGTGGAGACTAACGCAAGAAGGGCAGGCCGTCGCTGCGTGGACTCAAGAAAGTATTCTGAGCCAGCAAGAAATATTACGATCCTCTATCCACTTAAGAATTGCTTCCACAGCGTGGTTTGCTGAACAGGTGCTGATTCCAGCGTCGCATGATTTACAGAAACTTTTCGGCGGGCGCGCCCAGATTCAATATCTGACGCCGGATCAGGGATTAGAAAAATCTTTGCTCTCAGGCGAGTGTGATTTCGTCGTTGCTTGTCATGCTCCAGAGAATCCTTCGATTGCTCACAAGCAGTTGCAGCCCGAATTGTGGTCGCTCGTGATGGCGCCGGGCCGCTTAAAACGTTCTTCGCGTTCACTGAGCGTCGAGGATCTGCGCGAAATTCCACTCGTTCGTCATCGCGAATTAAATCCCGCCGTCTTTTTGAATGAAGAGCTGGGTTATGATCCGATGGTATCGCTAACCTTTGATAATCTCATCGGCGTGCGCTCCGCCGTCATCAACGGCCTTGGCTGGAGTCTTGTGCCGAAAGCGCTCGTCAGCGATGACTTGAAACTGCGCCGGTTGATCGAAGTTCCGATCAAGATCCAAATGGATCGAAAAGTCTGTGTGTGGTGGCCGCGTCATCACCAGAGCGAGCGTAAGCAACATGCTGCCATTTGCAAATGGGCCAGTGAGGCCTATTCTGCGATCTAG
- the smc gene encoding chromosome segregation protein SMC, with protein MRIKKIELVGFKSFKDRTVIHFDAGITGIVGPNGCGKSNIVDALMWVMGEMSAKDLRGSTMTDVIFAGADGYAPLGMCEVSLTLENDGGPFPAKYIKHSEVMVTRRLHRNGEGEYFVNKEPSRLKDVQEIFMDTGAGSKGFSIIAQGMIGKIITAKPEERRTLIEEAAGITKFKVRKRESQRKLQATDQNLVRLQDIIGELKRQIDSLQRQAQRAERYRNLKNQIEDLDLWLSSIQYNELRKVADEAQRIFDEAQSMEVEGETNVSSLQAQFETLKLQILEKEKAVEVVQAQYYDKQQTTQKKEMEIQELRFEIEQARRNEQMTGTILQEQQARRELLQRDQTQLNSQTEALKEESETLTAQYNEKNEIFENSQSRITVVDDELTEKRRELFAVGQTESSLDARVNSLQAQIADIKDREANEQLVVNELREKHVEFEGRRRKVFNELEKERQMQLDLANDFESFEANKKILTEQAAVKKAEVEEFKDQLNEVTSRLYGLENLHSNFEGFQEGVKNVMLWQKTKYQEITADGSVVFQPVSEVVEVPSEYEVAMEAALGSRLQMLLSADNAKAVEAVEHLKEDKSGRSSFMSASETGHKSLAAAPASESGVQAILKDVVRANDKYKNTVSYLLDGVAIVDSIRTALNLRAKYEGWTFVTVDGDTLSADGMLTGGSVESADSGVLKRRREIKELTDKKNEWAGKLALAQQALKKVEEQLANVVNDFEGAQKRKIEQEIKVTELRKDLERSENELQNAQYAVERQERELRKITEQVEQQEARLQDLMTNLEEARIKKTTLEEQTQKLNEELTSTRMGFDGLQAEVRDLQVKSVSRTQEYNGVLRQLEMVNKSLSELDLQLSRMSEESQMYSTQMTDSQMNLEEKKIEFERDIRMVEELKANLSIEKDTYEQMAAQIQEMADQLAESQRARNERQSRMNDAQLKLEQARMKEQYLVDQMRERYMLILSDVADKYQGREGDPSEAEAQLKDLREKIAKIGEVNLSAIEEYEETAQRYEFLTKQHADLTEAKEQLRKVIDRINRICSKRFKETFDLVNDRFTRVFPVLFGGGEAKLELHEDVEKGEMGIEIIAKPPGKKMQNVSLMSGGEKALTAVALVFSIFLVKPSPYCLLDEVDAPLDDANVFRFNDLVREMAKRSQIIVVTHNKHTMEVAGKLYGVTMQERGVSTMVSVSLQDIR; from the coding sequence TTGAGAATCAAGAAGATTGAACTCGTAGGTTTTAAATCGTTCAAAGACCGCACAGTGATTCATTTTGATGCTGGTATTACAGGCATCGTCGGACCAAACGGTTGCGGAAAATCAAACATCGTAGATGCATTGATGTGGGTTATGGGTGAGATGTCTGCGAAGGATCTTCGCGGCTCTACAATGACGGACGTTATCTTTGCCGGTGCTGACGGTTACGCTCCACTGGGTATGTGTGAAGTGTCTTTGACTCTCGAGAACGACGGGGGTCCTTTCCCAGCGAAATACATTAAACACTCTGAAGTTATGGTGACTCGTCGTCTTCACAGAAACGGTGAGGGGGAATACTTCGTCAATAAAGAGCCTTCACGTTTGAAAGACGTGCAAGAGATCTTCATGGACACGGGTGCTGGTTCTAAAGGTTTCTCTATCATCGCTCAGGGGATGATCGGTAAAATCATCACTGCGAAACCTGAAGAGCGCCGTACGCTGATCGAAGAAGCTGCGGGTATTACAAAGTTCAAAGTTCGTAAGCGTGAATCACAAAGAAAACTTCAAGCGACGGATCAGAATCTAGTGCGTTTGCAAGACATCATCGGCGAATTAAAACGCCAGATCGATTCTTTGCAACGTCAGGCTCAGCGTGCTGAGCGCTATCGCAATTTGAAGAACCAAATCGAAGACCTCGATTTGTGGTTGAGCTCTATCCAGTACAACGAACTTCGTAAAGTGGCTGACGAAGCTCAGCGCATCTTTGACGAAGCTCAAAGCATGGAAGTCGAAGGCGAAACAAATGTATCGTCTTTACAAGCTCAGTTTGAAACTCTGAAATTGCAAATTCTTGAAAAAGAAAAAGCAGTAGAAGTCGTTCAAGCTCAGTACTACGACAAGCAACAAACCACTCAGAAAAAAGAAATGGAAATCCAAGAGCTTCGTTTCGAAATCGAACAAGCTCGTCGCAATGAGCAAATGACTGGGACGATCTTGCAAGAACAGCAAGCTCGTCGTGAGCTTTTGCAACGCGATCAAACTCAGTTGAACTCTCAAACAGAGGCTTTGAAAGAAGAATCTGAGACTTTGACAGCTCAATATAATGAGAAAAATGAGATCTTTGAAAACTCTCAGTCTCGTATCACGGTTGTTGATGACGAATTGACTGAAAAGCGCCGCGAGCTCTTCGCTGTCGGCCAGACAGAGTCTTCACTCGATGCTCGCGTCAACTCTTTGCAAGCGCAAATCGCGGATATCAAAGACCGCGAAGCCAACGAACAGTTGGTGGTGAACGAACTTCGCGAAAAACACGTGGAGTTCGAAGGCCGTCGCCGCAAAGTATTCAATGAATTAGAAAAAGAACGCCAAATGCAATTGGATCTGGCGAACGACTTCGAGTCTTTCGAAGCCAATAAAAAGATCCTCACAGAACAAGCAGCCGTTAAAAAAGCGGAAGTTGAAGAGTTCAAAGATCAACTCAATGAAGTCACTTCTCGTTTGTACGGTTTGGAAAACTTGCACTCAAACTTCGAAGGCTTCCAAGAGGGCGTGAAGAACGTCATGCTTTGGCAGAAAACGAAGTACCAAGAAATCACAGCAGACGGTTCTGTTGTGTTCCAGCCGGTTTCTGAAGTTGTCGAAGTACCAAGCGAGTACGAAGTGGCGATGGAAGCGGCATTGGGTTCTCGTTTGCAAATGCTTCTTTCCGCGGACAACGCAAAAGCGGTTGAAGCTGTTGAGCATTTGAAAGAAGACAAATCGGGCCGCTCTAGCTTCATGTCAGCAAGCGAAACAGGCCATAAATCTTTGGCAGCAGCTCCGGCATCTGAGTCGGGCGTTCAAGCCATCCTTAAAGATGTGGTTCGCGCCAATGATAAGTATAAAAATACAGTGAGTTACTTGTTGGACGGTGTTGCGATCGTTGATTCGATCCGTACAGCATTAAACCTTCGTGCAAAATACGAAGGCTGGACATTCGTAACTGTGGACGGTGACACGTTGTCTGCGGACGGCATGCTCACGGGTGGTTCTGTTGAATCTGCGGACTCTGGCGTTTTGAAACGCCGTCGCGAGATCAAAGAACTCACTGACAAGAAAAACGAATGGGCTGGTAAGCTTGCGTTGGCTCAGCAGGCGTTGAAAAAAGTCGAAGAACAACTTGCCAATGTTGTGAACGACTTCGAAGGCGCACAAAAGCGTAAAATTGAACAAGAAATCAAAGTGACTGAGCTCCGTAAGGACTTGGAACGCTCTGAAAATGAATTGCAAAATGCTCAGTACGCGGTCGAGCGCCAAGAACGTGAATTGCGTAAAATCACTGAGCAAGTCGAGCAACAAGAAGCTCGTTTGCAAGACCTGATGACAAACCTCGAAGAGGCGCGCATCAAGAAAACGACTTTGGAAGAACAAACTCAAAAGCTGAACGAAGAGCTGACAAGCACTCGTATGGGCTTTGATGGTTTGCAAGCTGAAGTTCGTGACCTTCAAGTGAAGTCTGTGTCTAGAACTCAAGAGTACAACGGCGTTCTTCGTCAGTTGGAAATGGTGAACAAGTCTTTGAGCGAATTGGATTTGCAGCTTTCTCGCATGAGCGAAGAATCGCAAATGTACTCGACTCAGATGACCGACAGTCAGATGAATCTCGAAGAAAAGAAAATCGAATTTGAACGCGACATCCGTATGGTCGAAGAGTTGAAAGCAAACCTTTCAATCGAAAAAGACACGTACGAGCAAATGGCCGCGCAAATTCAAGAGATGGCAGATCAATTGGCGGAGTCTCAACGGGCCCGCAATGAACGTCAGTCTCGTATGAATGATGCTCAATTGAAATTGGAACAAGCTCGGATGAAAGAGCAGTACCTCGTCGATCAAATGCGCGAGCGTTACATGCTGATCCTTTCAGACGTGGCAGACAAGTATCAAGGCCGTGAGGGGGATCCTTCTGAGGCTGAAGCTCAATTGAAAGATCTTCGTGAGAAGATCGCGAAGATTGGCGAAGTGAACTTGTCAGCCATCGAAGAGTACGAAGAGACGGCTCAACGTTATGAGTTCCTCACAAAGCAGCACGCAGATTTGACTGAGGCGAAAGAGCAACTCCGCAAAGTGATCGATCGTATCAACAGAATCTGTTCGAAGCGTTTCAAAGAGACGTTTGATTTGGTTAACGACCGTTTCACTCGCGTCTTCCCTGTCTTGTTCGGCGGTGGTGAAGCGAAGTTGGAATTGCATGAAGATGTTGAAAAAGGCGAAATGGGTATCGAGATCATCGCGAAACCTCCGGGCAAGAAGATGCAGAACGTGTCTTTGATGTCGGGTGGTGAGAAAGCGTTGACTGCGGTTGCTCTTGTCTTCTCGATCTTCCTCGTGAAACCTTCTCCTTATTGCTTACTGGATGAGGTTGATGCTCCACTTGATGACGCCAACGTCTTCCGTTTCAACGACCTTGTTCGTGAGATGGCAAAACGTTCGCAAATCATCGTTGTTACGCATAACAAACACACCATGGAAGTGGCGGGTAAGTTGTACGGCGTGACGATGCAAGAGCGTGGGGTTTCTACGATGGTATCTGTTTCGTTACAAGATATCCGTTAA